From a region of the Geothrix sp. 21YS21S-2 genome:
- a CDS encoding cytochrome c3 family protein, giving the protein MKLVSILLSLGMLLPLAAAPKRQPGVAATQCATCHGKEKVLPAGHAEIRKAKAGSCGECHSGETALRARLPLSHRHALAGVTCADCHGKGRPEAKAKPEACVRCHEMDALIARTAQAKDHNPHADQHGYAANCNLCHHQHKPSKNHCLTCHSYNWPVP; this is encoded by the coding sequence ATGAAGCTCGTCTCCATCCTCCTTTCGCTGGGGATGCTCCTGCCCCTGGCTGCCGCCCCCAAGCGGCAGCCGGGGGTGGCGGCCACCCAGTGCGCCACCTGCCACGGCAAGGAGAAGGTGCTGCCCGCCGGCCACGCCGAGATCCGCAAGGCCAAGGCGGGCTCCTGCGGCGAATGCCACTCCGGCGAGACGGCCCTTCGGGCCAGGCTCCCCCTGTCGCACCGCCACGCCCTCGCGGGCGTCACCTGCGCGGACTGCCACGGCAAAGGCAGGCCCGAGGCCAAGGCCAAGCCCGAAGCCTGCGTGCGCTGCCACGAAATGGACGCCCTCATCGCCAGGACCGCCCAGGCCAAGGACCACAACCCCCACGCCGACCAGCACGGCTACGCGGCGAACTGCAACCTCTGCCACCACCAGCACAAGCCGTCCAAGAACCACTGTCTGACCTGCCATTCCTACAACTGGCCCGTGCCCTGA
- a CDS encoding diiron oxygenase: MATYTYADCLTRSYRVGWKIKEVLGFVDFDPDRPWLPAPLSGASGLTCLDADEKLRMTHVEMGSYAHLFGFVEAFIAPEMVNLAQECGTAHPAAFEALTNFASEEIKHMHLFKEIRHRVDEQLGFPLRLLEGEAEVAKAVLGRRKGAVLLLTSAIEWLTQEHYTSTMKNADELDPLTREIFRAHWLEESQHARLDHLEALRVFRNLDDPARDATMDDFIWLLAAVDSLLQTQALLDLDNLGMYLGREFYETERLEIHGGLLRAKRHAFLETGVAHPNFQELFQLITTPAQRERVQAALGPILLAFPAP; encoded by the coding sequence ATGGCCACCTACACCTACGCGGATTGTCTGACCCGGTCCTACCGGGTGGGTTGGAAGATCAAGGAGGTGTTGGGCTTCGTGGACTTCGACCCGGACCGCCCCTGGCTGCCGGCGCCCTTGTCGGGCGCCTCCGGGCTCACCTGCCTCGATGCCGACGAGAAGCTGCGCATGACCCACGTGGAGATGGGATCGTATGCCCACTTGTTCGGTTTCGTGGAGGCCTTCATCGCCCCCGAGATGGTGAACCTGGCCCAGGAATGCGGCACCGCCCACCCCGCCGCCTTCGAGGCCCTCACCAACTTCGCCTCGGAGGAGATCAAGCACATGCACCTGTTCAAGGAGATCCGGCACCGGGTGGACGAGCAGCTGGGCTTTCCCCTGCGCCTCCTGGAGGGGGAGGCCGAGGTGGCCAAGGCCGTCCTGGGCCGGAGGAAGGGGGCGGTGCTGCTCCTCACCTCGGCCATCGAGTGGCTCACCCAGGAGCACTACACCAGCACCATGAAGAACGCCGACGAGCTGGACCCCCTCACCCGGGAGATCTTCCGGGCCCACTGGCTGGAGGAGTCCCAGCACGCCCGGCTGGACCACCTGGAGGCGCTGCGCGTCTTCCGGAACCTGGACGACCCGGCCCGGGACGCCACGATGGACGATTTCATCTGGCTCCTGGCCGCGGTGGACAGCCTCCTGCAGACCCAGGCCCTCCTGGACCTGGACAACCTCGGCATGTACCTGGGCCGGGAGTTTTACGAAACCGAGCGCCTGGAGATCCACGGCGGCCTCCTGCGCGCCAAGCGCCACGCCTTCCTGGAGACCGGCGTCGCCCATCCCAACTTCCAGGAGCTGTTCCAGCTGATCACGACTCCCGCCCAGCGGGAGCGCGTCCAGGCGGCCCTGGGGCCTATCCTTCTGGCGTTTCCCGCGCCCTGA
- the tatC gene encoding twin-arginine translocase subunit TatC, with protein MDSAAVTTADERMSFREHLQELRVRLVRSALTVAGAFALTYAFRLRLWTWAQWPFLQAMGRQLKQDPARLQPWAFTDLTEPFFSLMRLSVWVAAFLAAPVIFLQVWGFIKPALGPREKRLFIPFILATSGMFLLGLAFAYTQAFRFLGDILFQEAAGAGLRANLHIDSYLDLFLSTLVVTGLMFELPVLTFFLARFRIVTAKMMLKYWRHATLAIVVASAFFTPGDVVLTTLFFSFVLLGLYFVSVLVAWAAEPRRARG; from the coding sequence ATGGACTCCGCCGCCGTGACGACCGCCGACGAACGCATGTCCTTCCGGGAGCATCTGCAGGAACTGCGGGTGCGCCTGGTGCGCTCGGCCCTCACGGTGGCGGGGGCCTTCGCCCTGACCTACGCCTTCCGCCTCCGCCTGTGGACCTGGGCCCAGTGGCCCTTCCTGCAGGCCATGGGGCGCCAGCTGAAACAGGACCCGGCGAGGCTGCAGCCCTGGGCCTTCACCGACCTCACCGAACCCTTCTTCAGCCTCATGCGCCTGAGCGTCTGGGTCGCCGCCTTCCTGGCCGCGCCCGTGATCTTCCTGCAGGTGTGGGGCTTCATCAAGCCCGCCCTGGGCCCGCGGGAAAAGCGCCTGTTCATCCCCTTCATCCTGGCCACCAGCGGCATGTTCCTGCTGGGGCTGGCCTTCGCGTACACCCAGGCCTTCCGGTTCCTGGGGGACATCCTCTTCCAGGAGGCCGCCGGGGCGGGGCTTCGGGCCAACCTCCACATCGACAGCTATCTGGATCTCTTCCTCTCCACGCTGGTCGTCACCGGGCTGATGTTCGAGCTGCCGGTGCTCACCTTCTTCCTGGCCCGCTTCCGCATCGTCACGGCGAAGATGATGCTGAAGTACTGGCGCCACGCCACGCTGGCGATCGTGGTGGCGTCGGCCTTCTTCACGCCCGGCGACGTGGTGCTGACGACGCTCTTCTTCAGCTTCGTGCTCCTGGGCCTCTACTTCGTGTCCGTGCTGGTGGCCTGGGCGGCTGAACCGCGGCGGGCGCGCGGCTGA
- a CDS encoding twin-arginine translocase TatA/TatE family subunit produces the protein MGNLGITEILLIGVCLLIFFGPSKLPELGKSLGRGIQEFKKASKELTSSVTDEKA, from the coding sequence ATGGGCAACCTGGGCATCACTGAAATCCTTCTGATCGGCGTCTGCCTGCTGATCTTCTTCGGGCCGTCCAAGCTGCCCGAGCTGGGCAAGTCCCTGGGCAGGGGCATCCAGGAATTCAAGAAGGCCAGCAAGGAGCTGACCAGCTCCGTCACCGACGAAAAGGCCTAG
- a CDS encoding YciI-like protein, with translation MHYLLIYDYIPEIMERRGAFRAEHLTLARQYQDRNELLLGGVLTEPVDTGLLLFQGDGPEAAEAFAKADPYVKNGLVTKWQVRQWLTVVGRDAASPVQ, from the coding sequence GTGCACTATCTACTGATCTACGACTACATCCCCGAAATCATGGAGCGGCGCGGCGCGTTCCGCGCCGAGCACCTGACCCTGGCGCGGCAGTACCAGGACCGGAACGAGCTCCTGCTGGGCGGCGTGCTCACCGAACCCGTGGACACCGGCCTGCTGCTGTTCCAGGGCGACGGCCCGGAAGCGGCCGAAGCCTTCGCCAAGGCCGACCCTTATGTGAAAAACGGTCTGGTGACCAAGTGGCAGGTGCGCCAGTGGCTGACCGTCGTGGGGCGCGACGCGGCCAGTCCGGTCCAGTAG
- the rpoN gene encoding RNA polymerase factor sigma-54, which yields MANLGHNLSQRLAQSQTLALTPAMQLKLKLWQMNLLELSQTIERELGENPLLELLEDGDETPTLEALEEGHDSEVTEAEAGGEVPEGSDSVDLGPLPETPGEMNPEADLEAFTEAGISQVQETEMGAENSWDLDVPRTSSLPDDERTSWEDRLSSTETLQEHLIGQLYQTLDPDDPRAFHLEALIDHVDPKGFLRLDPDQPAETTPKELARELGIDEELLRELLEILQEFDPSGVGCFNVKESLLVQLRHAGAEPDDLAVRIILEQADLLSQRDNVKLRKAMGCTEEDLGEALAILRHLHPTPGRAFDPESERVVKPDVVVLKGEDGNWKVYLNDETVPRLRVSGEYRHFLASAEAKDDKDFIRDKYRSARDFIRGVEDRNRTVLRVSASIVDLQREFLEHGIERLRPMVLRDVAESTGFHESTISRVVKAKTIHTPQGLFDLNYFFSASLGSNSGDDVSATVVKHKIKALVQAEDPAKPLSDETIAKLLERDGIKVARRTVNKYREECKIPPASRRRRR from the coding sequence ATGGCGAACCTCGGACATAACCTCTCCCAGCGCCTAGCCCAGAGCCAGACTCTGGCGCTCACGCCCGCCATGCAGCTGAAACTCAAGCTGTGGCAGATGAACCTCCTCGAACTGAGCCAAACCATCGAGCGGGAGCTCGGCGAGAACCCCCTCCTGGAACTGCTGGAGGACGGGGACGAGACCCCCACCCTGGAAGCCCTGGAAGAGGGCCACGACTCCGAGGTGACCGAAGCCGAGGCCGGCGGGGAAGTCCCCGAAGGCAGCGATTCCGTGGACCTGGGCCCCCTGCCCGAAACCCCCGGGGAGATGAACCCCGAAGCGGACCTGGAGGCCTTCACCGAGGCCGGCATCTCCCAGGTGCAGGAAACCGAGATGGGCGCCGAGAACTCCTGGGACCTGGACGTACCCCGCACCAGCAGCCTGCCGGACGACGAGCGCACCAGCTGGGAGGACCGCCTCAGCAGCACCGAAACGCTGCAGGAGCACCTCATCGGCCAGCTCTACCAGACGTTGGACCCGGATGATCCGAGGGCCTTCCATCTGGAAGCGCTCATCGATCACGTGGATCCCAAGGGCTTCCTCCGCCTGGACCCCGACCAGCCCGCCGAGACCACTCCGAAGGAACTGGCCCGGGAACTGGGCATCGACGAGGAGCTGCTCCGCGAATTGCTGGAGATCCTCCAGGAGTTCGATCCCTCCGGCGTCGGCTGCTTCAACGTGAAGGAGAGCCTCCTGGTGCAGCTGCGCCACGCCGGGGCCGAACCCGACGACCTGGCCGTGCGCATCATCCTGGAGCAGGCCGACCTCCTCAGCCAGCGGGACAACGTCAAGCTGCGCAAGGCCATGGGCTGCACCGAGGAGGACCTGGGCGAGGCCCTGGCCATCCTGCGCCACCTCCACCCCACGCCGGGCCGGGCCTTCGATCCGGAGAGCGAGCGGGTCGTGAAGCCCGACGTGGTGGTGCTCAAGGGCGAGGACGGCAACTGGAAGGTGTACCTCAACGACGAGACCGTCCCCCGCCTGCGGGTGAGCGGCGAGTACCGCCACTTCCTGGCCAGCGCCGAGGCCAAGGACGACAAGGATTTCATCCGGGACAAGTACCGTTCCGCCCGGGACTTCATCCGGGGCGTGGAGGACCGCAACCGCACCGTCCTGCGGGTTTCCGCGTCCATCGTGGACCTGCAGAGGGAATTCCTGGAGCACGGCATCGAGCGCCTGCGCCCCATGGTCCTCCGGGACGTGGCCGAGTCCACCGGATTCCATGAATCCACTATTTCGCGCGTGGTGAAGGCCAAGACCATCCACACGCCTCAGGGCCTGTTCGACCTCAACTACTTTTTCAGTGCCAGCCTCGGCTCCAACAGCGGCGACGACGTCTCCGCGACGGTGGTCAAGCACAAGATCAAGGCATTGGTGCAGGCCGAGGACCCTGCCAAGCCCTTGTCGGACGAGACCATCGCCAAGCTCCTGGAGCGGGACGGCATCAAGGTCGCCCGGAGGACCGTCAACAAGTACCGCGAGGAATGCAAGATCCCCCCCGCATCCCGGCGCAGACGACGTTGA
- a CDS encoding PLP-dependent cysteine synthase family protein → MGILEAIGNTSLVRLGKLGPAVSVKLEWENPTGSVKDRMALAVIGRAEADGRLKPGGTVVEYTGGSTGTSLALVCSAKGYRLRIVTSDAFSRQKLDHMEALGAELTLVPSEGGLTTRKLIQDMIEVARELSREPGTYWTDQLRNRDSIAGYHALGEEIWEQSGGRVDAFVHSVGTAASLLGAAAALRAHNPAIRIVAVEPAESPVLQGGQPGPHKIEGVGIGAIPPLWDPAQVDEIIGVPTAEAKAMARRLAREEGLFAGTSSGANVLAALQVAQRLGPDARVVTLMVDSGLKYLGTDVFRARETPEG, encoded by the coding sequence ATGGGGATCCTGGAGGCCATCGGCAACACCTCCCTGGTCCGCCTCGGGAAGCTGGGGCCCGCCGTGTCCGTGAAACTCGAGTGGGAAAACCCCACGGGCAGCGTCAAGGACCGCATGGCGCTGGCCGTTATCGGCCGGGCGGAGGCCGACGGGCGCCTGAAGCCCGGCGGCACCGTGGTGGAATACACCGGCGGTAGCACGGGCACCTCCCTGGCGCTGGTGTGCTCGGCCAAGGGCTACCGGCTGCGCATCGTCACCTCGGACGCCTTCAGCCGCCAGAAGCTGGACCACATGGAGGCCCTGGGCGCGGAGCTGACCCTCGTCCCCAGCGAGGGCGGACTCACCACCCGCAAGCTCATCCAGGACATGATCGAGGTGGCCCGGGAGCTGAGCCGTGAACCCGGCACCTACTGGACCGACCAGCTGCGGAACCGGGACAGCATCGCCGGCTACCATGCCCTGGGCGAGGAGATCTGGGAACAGTCGGGAGGCCGGGTGGACGCCTTCGTGCACAGCGTGGGCACGGCCGCCTCGCTGCTCGGGGCCGCGGCGGCGCTCCGGGCGCACAACCCGGCCATCCGCATCGTCGCCGTGGAACCGGCGGAATCGCCGGTGCTCCAGGGCGGCCAGCCCGGGCCCCACAAGATCGAGGGCGTGGGCATCGGCGCCATCCCGCCCCTGTGGGATCCGGCCCAGGTGGACGAGATCATCGGGGTGCCCACCGCCGAGGCCAAGGCCATGGCGCGCCGGCTCGCCCGGGAGGAGGGTCTCTTCGCCGGAACCTCCTCGGGCGCCAATGTCCTGGCCGCCCTGCAGGTGGCCCAGCGGCTCGGCCCGGACGCGCGGGTGGTGACCCTCATGGTCGACTCCGGCCTGAAGTACCTGGGCACGGACGTGTTCAGGGCGCGGGAAACGCCAGAAGGATAG
- a CDS encoding flavocytochrome c produces the protein MSDEKNGLSRRGFLGAGGAIMGGLALTQLPLEGAAPKGGTVVDSTMPRKWDETFDVVIVGSGFAGLAAAYEARKAGASVVVLEKMPTPGGNSIINGGIVSAAGSPLQAKMGIKDSPELMAKDMMVAGLGLNHPGLVKLISEKSTETVLWTISELGVKYLDNELVQEGGHTVKRSYKTYNSSGSAIVLPQLAKLKALGVEPRLETFVTKIYRDKDGRVKGLQVREGYEFPKADSGKLRTIRARKGVVLAHGGFGQDVAYRMIQDPKLTAKVESTNQPGATAELWREASRIGCNIIQGDWIQVGPWASPDEKGFGLAPHFAQEAASMYGIWVDATTGKRFIDELANRKIRADAIMMLMNQGHKCIAFADAKAVSRLTPGVMDKLQKSGVVKAFNSLEAVADAYGMPRAAFLETVAKYNTNIRNSDPKDPKDDIKVSTKLPQGTLPLETAPFYVSRLLPKVHHCMGGIYTNTEAQAMDVSTDKAIEGLYAAGEATGGVHGAVRLGSCAVIDCLVMGRAAGSNAAKAKAWG, from the coding sequence ATGAGTGACGAGAAGAACGGACTTTCGAGGCGGGGCTTCCTGGGCGCCGGCGGCGCCATCATGGGCGGCCTGGCCCTGACCCAGCTGCCCCTGGAGGGCGCGGCCCCCAAGGGTGGAACGGTCGTGGATTCCACCATGCCCCGCAAGTGGGACGAGACCTTCGACGTGGTGATCGTGGGCAGCGGCTTCGCAGGCCTGGCCGCGGCGTACGAGGCCAGGAAGGCCGGGGCCTCCGTGGTGGTGCTGGAGAAGATGCCCACCCCGGGCGGCAACTCCATCATCAACGGCGGCATCGTGTCGGCCGCCGGCAGCCCGCTGCAGGCGAAGATGGGCATCAAGGACTCCCCCGAGCTCATGGCCAAGGACATGATGGTGGCGGGCCTCGGGCTCAACCACCCCGGCCTGGTCAAGCTCATCTCCGAGAAGTCCACGGAGACGGTGCTGTGGACCATCAGCGAGCTGGGCGTGAAGTACCTGGACAACGAGCTCGTGCAGGAGGGTGGCCACACCGTCAAGCGCAGCTACAAGACCTACAACTCCAGCGGCTCGGCCATCGTGCTGCCCCAGCTGGCCAAGCTCAAGGCCCTGGGCGTGGAGCCCCGCCTGGAGACCTTCGTCACGAAGATCTACCGGGACAAGGACGGCCGGGTCAAGGGCCTGCAGGTCCGCGAAGGCTACGAGTTCCCCAAGGCCGACAGCGGCAAGCTCAGGACCATCCGCGCCCGCAAGGGCGTCGTGCTGGCCCACGGCGGCTTCGGGCAGGACGTGGCCTACCGCATGATCCAGGACCCCAAGCTCACCGCCAAGGTCGAGAGCACCAACCAGCCCGGAGCCACCGCCGAGCTGTGGCGCGAGGCCTCCCGCATCGGCTGCAACATCATCCAGGGCGACTGGATCCAGGTGGGCCCCTGGGCCAGCCCCGACGAGAAGGGCTTCGGCCTGGCTCCCCACTTCGCCCAGGAGGCCGCCTCGATGTACGGCATCTGGGTGGACGCCACCACCGGCAAGCGCTTCATCGACGAGCTGGCCAACCGCAAGATCCGCGCCGACGCCATCATGATGCTCATGAACCAGGGCCACAAATGCATCGCCTTCGCCGACGCCAAGGCCGTCTCCCGGCTCACCCCCGGCGTCATGGACAAGCTGCAGAAGTCCGGCGTGGTCAAGGCCTTCAACAGCCTTGAAGCCGTGGCGGACGCCTACGGCATGCCCCGGGCCGCCTTCCTGGAGACCGTCGCCAAGTACAACACCAACATCCGCAACAGCGATCCCAAGGATCCCAAGGACGACATCAAGGTCAGCACGAAGCTCCCCCAGGGCACCCTGCCCCTGGAGACCGCGCCCTTCTATGTCTCCCGCCTGCTCCCCAAGGTCCACCACTGCATGGGCGGCATCTACACCAACACCGAAGCCCAGGCCATGGACGTCTCCACGGACAAGGCCATCGAAGGCCTCTACGCGGCCGGCGAAGCCACGGGCGGCGTCCACGGCGCGGTGCGCCTGGGCAGCTGCGCGGTCATCGACTGCCTCGTGATGGGCCGGGCCGCCGGTTCCAACGCCGCCAAGGCGAAGGCCTGGGGCTAG
- the hpf gene encoding ribosome hibernation-promoting factor, HPF/YfiA family: protein MKVIYTGRHVEVSDSLRQSAQEGLDKMQAYLDDIIDVHVIFSVEKHRHTAEITLKTSDGDFIASAESTDMYQSLSQALDKLEVQAHRHAGKRQAGYKGKLPEVLATEAEA from the coding sequence ATGAAGGTCATCTACACCGGCCGCCACGTTGAAGTGTCCGACAGCCTGCGCCAGTCCGCGCAGGAGGGTCTGGACAAGATGCAAGCGTACCTGGACGACATCATCGACGTTCACGTCATTTTCAGCGTGGAGAAGCACCGCCACACGGCTGAGATCACCCTGAAGACGAGCGATGGGGATTTCATCGCTTCCGCCGAGAGCACCGACATGTATCAGAGCCTCTCCCAAGCCTTGGACAAGCTTGAAGTGCAGGCCCACCGACATGCCGGGAAGCGCCAGGCGGGCTACAAGGGCAAGCTCCCCGAAGTGCTGGCGACCGAGGCCGAGGCCTGA
- a CDS encoding serine/threonine-protein kinase, with the protein MTQALTVSQQARILKWAMERGLLTQEEIGLSTHADAATLSESDLSDRFNALHAAGRLKGVLDTAIAWDQEVTAVTSGTPDWLRAMGEVAAAMDPEDLAGFALPRDGRYLPLAFLGDGGMGCVYKAFDQQLKRVVALKFLKRLERAPMERFIQEGRSQARIEHPNICNVYSVDEFEGQPYLSMRFIAGPTLRAALPRLSLEQKVRILVQVAQALHSCHREGIVHRDIKPTNIMLEAREDGSWWPYLMDFGLARDLGDEGLTVPGMLIGTPIYCSPEQVQGRMGEVDRRSDVYSLGATLYECLVGAPPFPSGGALVDLIRRIAEEEPVPPRDRVPGIPKDLQTVVLKALEKDPGSRYESARALAEDLQRYLDGDPILAHRTSLAYRINRRIRKNRALALVLAVSSLAVVGFAAFGVTMAVRGRVQSQSIQRYGREAEYMEGILLKAYTLPLHDVRMERAYVQQQVDRILASMGTLGPWSRPAARQALGRGYLALDRLEEARRELEPSPGATPQDPDNALALGLTLTRLYQAELEGLRGKALEDRKKETEQDLRRPALACLRRAQGAHQDGPAYVEGMLALVEERYEDAIAKAKEYQRLAPWAYEAWLLEADAHRALAAQAYGTGDFNGTEQRLALAGEALLQARNVARSAPLAYLGEVQRRILLFQVRMDRGRGTEADRDWALEAADLCLKANPGDWKALGYRAAINRRWGVALMNRDQDPTASLDAAVADAEKGLAFRPTDNPLWNNLGTCLRNRADWEQRRGLDPTRTLARAVEALGKALDRPQYKDWLLDSIGNCHALLARYQLEHGQDPTASVLMAVDLLGQAAALKPWVGHNSSQGYALTDLAAYLKMKGQDPMPRYEEARRAFEAGLSLNANSYLSRLGIANLLLDRAETRLERGVSPGDDLVRAAAHLEAALKVNPRVSPEAYPARARCRALEALAAKSAAPLAAARADLARAAAVSADRPEVAQAMAQAWLLVHRADPQGGAAARGLEALRPALKGHPWSAQALFTQGRLLAALGRRAEAERARARAVALNSNLAGA; encoded by the coding sequence ATGACCCAAGCTCTGACCGTCAGCCAGCAGGCCAGAATCCTGAAATGGGCCATGGAGCGGGGCCTGCTGACGCAGGAGGAGATCGGGCTGTCCACCCACGCGGATGCGGCCACCCTCTCCGAATCGGACCTGTCCGACCGCTTCAACGCCCTCCATGCCGCCGGCCGCCTCAAGGGCGTGCTGGACACGGCCATCGCCTGGGACCAGGAGGTGACGGCCGTCACCTCGGGCACGCCGGACTGGCTCCGGGCCATGGGCGAGGTGGCCGCCGCCATGGATCCCGAGGACCTGGCCGGTTTCGCCCTGCCCCGCGACGGGCGCTACCTGCCCCTGGCCTTCCTGGGGGACGGCGGCATGGGCTGCGTGTACAAGGCCTTCGACCAGCAGCTCAAGCGGGTGGTGGCCCTGAAGTTCCTCAAGCGCCTGGAGCGCGCGCCCATGGAGCGCTTCATCCAGGAGGGCCGGTCCCAGGCCCGCATCGAGCACCCCAACATCTGCAACGTCTACTCGGTCGATGAGTTCGAGGGGCAGCCCTACCTCTCCATGCGGTTCATCGCCGGCCCCACCCTCAGGGCGGCCCTGCCCCGCCTGAGCCTGGAGCAGAAGGTGCGCATCCTGGTGCAGGTGGCCCAGGCGCTCCACAGCTGCCACCGGGAGGGCATCGTCCACCGGGACATCAAGCCGACCAACATCATGCTCGAGGCCCGGGAGGACGGCTCCTGGTGGCCGTACCTGATGGACTTCGGCCTGGCCCGGGACCTGGGCGACGAGGGCCTGACCGTGCCCGGGATGCTCATCGGCACCCCCATCTACTGCAGCCCCGAGCAGGTGCAGGGGCGCATGGGGGAGGTGGACCGGCGCTCCGACGTCTATTCCCTGGGGGCCACCCTCTACGAGTGCCTGGTGGGCGCGCCCCCCTTCCCTTCCGGCGGCGCCCTGGTGGATCTCATCCGGCGCATCGCGGAGGAGGAACCCGTTCCGCCCCGCGACCGGGTCCCCGGCATCCCCAAGGACCTCCAGACCGTCGTCCTGAAGGCCCTGGAGAAGGATCCCGGCAGCCGGTACGAATCCGCGCGGGCCCTTGCGGAGGACCTGCAGCGGTACCTGGACGGGGATCCGATCCTGGCCCACCGCACCAGCCTGGCCTACCGCATCAACCGGCGCATCCGCAAGAACCGCGCCCTGGCCCTGGTCCTGGCCGTCTCCTCCCTGGCGGTGGTGGGCTTCGCGGCCTTCGGCGTCACCATGGCCGTGCGGGGCCGGGTCCAGAGCCAGAGCATCCAGCGCTACGGCCGCGAGGCCGAATACATGGAAGGCATCCTCCTCAAGGCCTACACCCTGCCCCTCCACGACGTGCGCATGGAGCGCGCCTATGTGCAGCAGCAGGTGGACCGGATCCTCGCCTCCATGGGAACCCTGGGACCCTGGTCCCGGCCCGCGGCGCGCCAGGCGCTGGGGCGCGGCTACCTGGCCCTGGACCGCCTGGAGGAGGCGCGCCGAGAACTGGAGCCCTCCCCGGGCGCGACCCCCCAGGACCCGGACAACGCCCTGGCCCTGGGCCTCACCCTCACCCGCCTCTACCAGGCCGAGCTGGAAGGCCTGCGCGGCAAGGCCCTGGAAGACCGGAAGAAGGAAACCGAGCAGGACCTGCGGCGCCCCGCCCTGGCCTGCCTGCGCCGCGCCCAGGGCGCCCACCAGGACGGCCCCGCCTACGTGGAGGGCATGCTGGCCCTGGTGGAGGAGCGCTACGAGGACGCCATCGCCAAGGCAAAGGAATACCAGCGCCTGGCCCCCTGGGCCTACGAGGCCTGGCTCCTGGAGGCCGACGCCCACCGGGCCCTGGCGGCCCAGGCCTACGGCACCGGGGACTTCAACGGCACCGAGCAGCGCCTGGCCCTGGCCGGCGAGGCCCTGCTCCAGGCCCGCAACGTGGCCCGCAGCGCGCCCCTGGCCTACCTGGGGGAGGTGCAGCGCCGCATCCTCCTGTTCCAGGTGAGGATGGACCGGGGCCGGGGCACCGAGGCCGACCGGGACTGGGCCCTGGAGGCCGCCGACCTGTGCCTGAAGGCCAACCCCGGGGACTGGAAGGCGCTGGGCTACCGCGCCGCCATCAACCGGCGCTGGGGCGTCGCCCTCATGAACCGGGACCAGGACCCCACGGCCAGCCTCGACGCCGCGGTGGCCGACGCGGAGAAGGGTCTGGCCTTCCGCCCCACCGACAATCCCCTGTGGAACAACCTGGGCACCTGCCTGCGCAACCGCGCCGACTGGGAACAGCGCCGGGGCCTGGACCCCACCCGCACCCTGGCCCGGGCCGTGGAGGCCCTGGGCAAGGCCCTGGACCGGCCCCAGTACAAGGACTGGCTGCTGGACAGCATCGGCAACTGCCACGCCCTCCTGGCCCGCTACCAGCTGGAGCACGGGCAGGATCCCACCGCCTCCGTCCTCATGGCCGTGGACCTGCTGGGCCAGGCCGCGGCCCTCAAGCCCTGGGTGGGCCACAACTCGTCCCAGGGCTATGCCCTGACGGACCTGGCCGCCTACCTCAAGATGAAGGGCCAGGATCCCATGCCCCGCTACGAGGAGGCCCGCAGGGCCTTCGAGGCCGGCCTGAGCCTCAACGCCAATTCCTACCTTTCCCGGCTGGGCATCGCCAACCTCCTGCTGGACCGCGCCGAGACCCGCCTGGAACGGGGCGTCTCCCCCGGCGACGACCTGGTCCGGGCCGCCGCCCACCTGGAAGCCGCCCTGAAGGTGAACCCCCGCGTGAGTCCCGAGGCCTACCCCGCCAGGGCCCGCTGCCGCGCCCTGGAGGCCCTGGCCGCAAAGTCCGCCGCCCCGCTGGCCGCGGCCCGCGCCGACCTGGCCAGGGCCGCCGCCGTCTCGGCCGACCGACCCGAAGTGGCCCAGGCCATGGCCCAGGCCTGGCTCCTGGTGCACCGGGCCGACCCCCAGGGCGGTGCCGCGGCCCGGGGCCTCGAGGCGCTGCGCCCGGCCCTCAAGGGGCATCCCTGGTCAGCGCAGGCCCTGTTCACCCAGGGCAGGCTCCTGGCCGCCCTGGGCCGGCGCGCCGAGGCGGAACGGGCCAGGGCCAGGGCGGTGGCCCTGAATTCCAACCTGGCGGGAGCCTGA